A genomic region of Lycorma delicatula isolate Av1 chromosome 4, ASM4794821v1, whole genome shotgun sequence contains the following coding sequences:
- the LOC142323470 gene encoding uncharacterized protein LOC142323470 has translation MDTTEEEITAALSRVLGEDEDFKLSSIRQAYGETKNVTEPTSLALSWDTALTERSDIIFVSEPPYDLTSGTGWLVDATTAAIGFPVSGIPIISSGSSDGFIWADLGEIVVFSCYNSPNAGIDNFVVFLENLAGEVMRHRGRKVLIAGDFNAKSPEFAGTVNSLRGRHLSEYVNTLGLTCINGEDKTFRRRMSCSAIDLAFTTSTDVNDFFDWRIINKESLSDHLFIAFESRSREIRVMSGRLIVSKKGCLRFRDRIILRLAGDMSPEDFVEQVQKECGKAGVLVYPRRQQHAYWWSPDLEQLRKAAWKARRAYQRSGRQNARLRDAAREVYVEARNAYNASIKRAKASCWKRLCQDIDADLWGRGFKIVTNKLGKRLPVLTDDKIHRVVKELFPQQADPIREEIVDNSFELLDAILEF, from the exons ATGGAtacaacagaagaagaaataaccGCTGCGTTATCGCGAGTACTCGGTGAGGACGAAGACTTTAAATTATCGTCAATAAGACAAGCTTACGGTGAAACTAAAAACGTCACC GAGCCGACGTCATTGGCTTTATCGTGGGACACCGCTTTGACGGAGCGCTCAGACATCATTTTTGTGTCGGAACCTCCTTATGATCTTACTTCTGGAACAGGATGGCTAGTGGATGCGACGACAGCAGCTATTGGTTTTCCGGTGTCTGGGATCCCTATAATTAGCAGTGGCAGCAGTGACGGTTTTATATGGGCCGACCTCGGTGAAATCGTAGTATTTTCTTGCTACAATTCTCCAAATGCGGGAAtagataattttgtagtattcCTAGAAAATCTTGCAGGAGAGGTTATGAGGCATAGAGGTCGTAAAGTCTTAATCGCTGGAGACTTTAACGCCAAAAGTCCCGAATTTGCGGGAACTGTAAACAGTCTAAGAGGGCGTCACCTGAGTGAGTATGTTAATACACTAGGGCTGACTTGTATAAACGGTGAAGATAAGACGTTCCGTAGACGAATGTCGTGTTCGGCAATAGATTTAGCCTTTACAACGAGTACTGATGTTAACGACTTCTTTGATTGgaggattattaataaagagagtTTATCGGACCATCTATTTATAGCATTTGAGTCCCGATCCAGGGAAATTCGTGTAATGTCGGGAAGGCTGATCGTCTCCAAAAAAGGATGCTTACGGTTTAGGGACAGAATAATCCTAAGACTTGCTGGCGATATGTCCCCCGAAGACTTTGTGGAACAAGTTCAAAAGGAATGCGGAAAAGCGGGGGTCTTAGTTTATCCCCGGAGGCAGCAACATGCTTACTGGTGGTCGCCTGATTTGGAACAACTACGGAAGGCGGCATGGAAAGCAAGAAGAGCCTACCAAAGATCGGGTAGGCAGAATGCTAGATTAAGGGATGCTGCGCGTGAGGTATACGTGGAAGCAAGGAATGCATATAATGCATCAATTAAAAGGGCTAAAGCCAGTTGCTGGAAGCGACTGTGTCAAGATATAGATGCTGATCTATGGGGcaggggttttaaaattgttaccaacaaGTTAGGGAAGAGATTACCTGTCTTAACAGACGATAAGATCCATCGTGTCGTTAAGGAATTATTTCCTCAGCAAGCGGATCCTATTCGAGAAGAGATTGTGGATAATAGCTTTGAACTTCTTGACGCTA ttttagaattttaa